Proteins encoded together in one Microcaecilia unicolor chromosome 3, aMicUni1.1, whole genome shotgun sequence window:
- the LOC115466419 gene encoding putative nuclease HARBI1 has product MIDPGDQCTSVALRILLIMDEGRYRSRAYRRKIFKPRVSLDELLQRESLSRFRLSVPIIRDLCTLLRPHLSPRIDTPYTLSVEVKVLAALRFLSTGSFQRVTGDTTGISQASVSRSLEKFLDGMMAHVDHFVHFPCTETEVQAVHTGFFAIGGFPKVLSIVDCTHVALIPPSTEEEVYRNRKQQHSMNMQVACDHQHVITNVYAKFPGSSHDSHILNQSPLAEYMCTEGSGNGWLLGDSAYTLETWLMTPFLHPREESQDAYNRAHRTTHKVMERTLGLLKARFRALDNSKGALPFTPEKVCKIFTVCCMLHNLVIWNGLPIPEDALLAEGSWESEQPIRHIGGINELAFRTRKQLVDHTFANANKF; this is encoded by the exons ATGATTGATCCAGGAGATCAGTGCACTTCTGTTGCCCTGAGGATTCTCCTGATTATGGATGAAGGGCGATACCGTTCAAGGGCATATAGACGCAAGATCTTCAAGCCAAGAGTCAGCTTGGATGAACTGCTCCAGCGTGAGTCTCTCTCACGTTTCCGGCTCAGCGTTCCCATTATCCGAGATCTCTGCACACTCCTCAGACCTCATCTCTCACCTCGCATAGACACTCCCTACACACTGTCTGTGGAGGTCAAAGTACTAGCGGCCTTAAGATTCTTATCGACGGGATCTTTCCAGCGAGTGACGGGAGACACGACCGGCATCAGTCAAGCCTCTGTATCCCGCAGTCTGGAAAAGTTTCTGGATGGAATGATGGCACACGTGGATCACTTTGTCCATTTCCCTTGTACAGAAACTGAGGTTCAAGCAGTTCATACTGGGTTCTTTGCTATAGGTGGTTTTCCCAAGGTACTTTCGATTGTGGACTGCACACATGTGGCCCTAATTCCACCAAGTACAGAAGAAGAAGTCTACAGGAATAGGAAGCAGCAACATAGTATGAATATGCAGGTGGCATGTGATCACCAGCATGTAATCACCAATGTCTATGCTAAATTTCCTGGGAGCAGTCATGATTCCCATATCCTCAACCAGAGTCCCTTAGCTGAATACATGTGCACAGAGGGATCTGGCAACGGTTGGCTCTTAG GTGATAGTGCTTATACTCTGGAAACGTGGCTCATGACTCCCTTTTTGCATCCAAGAGAGGAAAGCCAGGATGCTTACAACCGGGCCCACCGAACCACGCACAAAGTGATGGAAAGAACCCTGGGACTTCTGAAAGCACGATTTCGAGCCCTTGATAACTCCAAAGGCGCTTTGCCCTTCACACCAGAGAAGGTTTGCAAAATCTTCACAGTCTGCTGTATGCTGCATAACTTGGTGATCTGGAATGGGCTTCCCATTCCAGAGGACGCCCTTCTGGCTGAGGGCAGTTGGGAGTCTGAACAGCCAATTCGGCACATTGGAGGCATCAATGAACTGGCGTTCAGGACACGGAAACAACTAGTCGATCATACCTTtgcaaatgcaaataaattttAA